In Gossypium arboreum isolate Shixiya-1 chromosome 3, ASM2569848v2, whole genome shotgun sequence, the sequence CAGATTCTTGCCCTTCATCATGGCTTGGAACCCATAACACTCTTCTAAAACAGAGATAACGCTAGCCAAGTGCCAGATTATGGTCATATAAAGGAACCCCACGAAGTACAAAACCAGCAAAATAGCCAACACCGCATCGACCGCATCGGTGCCTAGTAATAAAATCACGCTACTAACCATGATGAAAATGGCCACAACATGATAGACAAACATGGTGAGGAAAGTACAGAGGAAAGTGACCATGAGCCTTTTCCAGACCTTGGGAACGACGCTCATGACTTTGTCGAAGGTGAGTTCTCGAGCTGTGTATATGCAGGCGATGGTGTAAACGACAGCAGAAGTTGAGAGAAGGGAGAAGATTAAAAAGAGGGTGAAATAAGCAGCTTTGAAAAGCCAAAAGTAAGCCATTTCGTTGGAGATAAGGTCGTGGAGTTTCTGGGTTTTGGCGGGTGATTGAGCTTCATCGAGTTCCACCTTGGTGTGTATGATTTTCCTGAAGAGAAGACTGGAAACTTCCATGTGAAGGAGGTAGATGAAAGAGAGGGGAAGGATTAGAGACAGTGTGATTTTGCTGAAGATTTTTCTGCATGCAATGATGACTTTGTAGGATTCTTTGTAGATGCCGAAGAAGCCAAGGAATTGCATCTCTTCTTGCTCTCTGTCCATGGTGAGCCTTGAGTTGCAGAGAAAAAGTTTAGGGAATGGAGATGGAAGAGATGAGTTGGGTGTTTGTAAATGAAAAGATtgtttggttatttgaattgaaattgaaGGAGAGTGGAGAGAGACATGAAAGTGAAATGTGGAAGTTTTTGTTTGTCTTTAAAAAGACGGCAAAGCCTAGGCCAATCGTTACGTCCACGCCGAGGCCAAAATGGCTGGCCGATGCCAAATTATTCCACAGGGAAAGTCCTCGTTTCAATCGAGCTCAGTCAACACGGTTTTGTTCCCTTGCTCGGTCGCCACCAAGTTTTCTTCCTTCTTCAAATTTCACCAAACATCCATAGGTTTTAAATTCATCCCTAAACATCAAAGTATTTTTTAATGAGTACCCAAAATATCAATAccgaattaattaaattattttatcagTTTCAATACCATATTAATCAAGTCATTCAATCAGCCTCACTAgagattataaatatattaaaaccaACTTAATTGAAAGTAAAACTAACTTAACCAACCAATTCGGTTAATGTGGTTTTGGTTAGACAATTTTTACGATTAAATCGGTTGTAATGTTGGTTTATTTGATTATGTTTTCAATTATCAATTATTGAATTTCATAATCAAACCAATGAACCCAACcaacttaatatttaataatttaaataattttaaaaatatttatattttataatatatataattcaatttatgtatgttaaatatgtttatatttttattattttagaatataTTTTACATAAATTAGTTGATTAACTTAATTAATAGATGTTTAAGTCGATTTAGTGTTGGTTTATACTTTATACCGTATAAGTCGGTTTGGTTTTTGTATATGATAGTTGTTTAGGTTGAAAAATTGTCTAAATTGACCAAATAATCGTTTGCTCAACTCTAGCTCACTATTAGCTAAATCATTAAATGCTAGCTCAAATCTTACaagaaatatatttaaaatgtgtAGGTTAAAGTATAAATACTCATGTATCTACTAAATGAACTATTTGAATCgacataatttttaataatattattttctaaCACATTAAATCTAAGTCGTTCATATAATAAATATACAcgtatttacaatttaattttaaaatatggtTGGCATGAAATCCAAAATCACATTTGTaacataatattaatattttaagagTTAAATTAGAATGTTGAGaatcaatataaaattaaagcaatAATTTAGAGATCTTTGATGGAATTATCCATATTTGATATAAAAGTTTGTCGAAATATTAAAGAAATCATTCAATGACAACGTATCAAGCAAAATGTTGAAAAATTGGATCGAAATGTTTAGATGAGTTTGATGAATGATGATTTCCTTTTTTACGTTTAAACATTgaacaaagaaaattaaaattactagatgcgtttaaaataaaatattttatgttaataaattTGTATCTTAATACTATTAAATAGGTGTTTTACTTTTAGATTtgtaattttaattcttttatttaaagaTATATAGAGGTATAGAAAGATAAAAGTAACATCATAATAatcttaattataattttaaagaaaatattttttgtaatttataATTGAGTTGATGATCTGTTAATGATGATATCAAATCAGTAAATTAgtgcttaaataatagtatagactAGAACTTCTATCACATATGCGTGGACCACATATTTAGAATATaagtaatatatttaaaataacataCAACAAATAATAAAACGTATTGTTTGGAACTAATAATAGCACATGCAATATGTacgaaattaaatgaaaaattagtttaaattgtaagtaaaaagaaattaaacaagtaaataaattatattaagatAATAAATGCACTCTAAttgtttattttgatattgttaTTTTTCTATAGCACGTCAATAAGTTGTCATGTTggtaaaaattcaatataaaaaatttaattattttttggtgAATTACAATAACAAGGTAAAGCCCAAACAACAAACACAACTAGCGCGACTTGATCCCCGAGCCACACCTGAGGTGATGAATACCTTTGACTATCAGACCATCAAATGGGTTCAATATGGAAAGACATTTTCATAACTTTCCTAATCGAGTTAGTGTTCGATTGACTTGTGATACCAACTCAATCAGgagtttaaataataatattcataTAAAATTGATCGGGGTAATAAAGTATGCATAATGAAATTTAAatgtataaattatatttaattaaaattttggtttaatggttaaattaatattttatcaacTCAAATTGAATGGGTTCAAAACTAAATTTTTATTGGttttctataataaaaaaaagaagacTAAAATACTCTCAAATAATATGGCTTATTTTAAATATGGAAAGAATTTTGTAATTTCCCTAACCGAGTTGGTGCTCGGTTGACTCGTGATACTAACTCAGTTAAggatttaaataatagtatagatacacAATGTGTGTGAAAGAAaacattttatgaaaaaattatttttaaaaatttatttaataattattattggtGTAATGCTAAAAACTTATTTATAAATACATGaaacatatatttaatttttgagtattaattttaatttttcatttaaaaattatataaaagaaaaaaattcattaaaataatagatatttaataaaaataaattcttttaTTGATACTCAATTAATTTCTAACCCtattaaaaaattacatttaacTTAATAATATCGTGGGTTTTTTTGGGTGAGGGACAAAGGAATAAAACAACATTACATAATGATAAATCTAGGAAAAGCCATTCCTCCATTATCTTGATAGACAAAGTTGAGAATCTCATTTGGGGCATAGTTTATTAATATCGCATTTAATATATAACTAAAAAGTCAATctgtaaatttaattaaatttaattataataaataattaaaattaatatataactaAAAAGTCAAGctgtaaatttaattaaatttaattataataaataataaaatataatccttacttatttaattcaatttttattgaatGAGA encodes:
- the LOC108475625 gene encoding uncharacterized protein LOC108475625 — its product is MDREQEEMQFLGFFGIYKESYKVIIACRKIFSKITLSLILPLSFIYLLHMEVSSLLFRKIIHTKVELDEAQSPAKTQKLHDLISNEMAYFWLFKAAYFTLFLIFSLLSTSAVVYTIACIYTARELTFDKVMSVVPKVWKRLMVTFLCTFLTMFVYHVVAIFIMVSSVILLLGTDAVDAVLAILLVLYFVGFLYMTIIWHLASVISVLEECYGFQAMMKGKNLIKGKLWVAIIIFLMLAISLAVVQAAFQSLVVHGRSLGMAMRVVYAIICFLLLSKLILFALVIQTVIYFVCKSYHHENIDKSALSDHLEVYLGEYVPLKAKDVQLEQFQV